The sequence ACACTGTCCCCATTCGGTGGTCAAAATCAACCCCGCCAAGTACAACGAGCTGTATGAAAAATTCGGCAACTTGAACAAGCTTCTGGCCTGGGGGCATTCCCGCGCGTTGGAGAACGTTTTGGCTGAAATCAAAGAGCCGGTGGAGCTGGTGATATCCGACAAGTTCGCCGGGGAGTGGCGGTTGGAAAAGGCGCTTTTGTCCGCCGGGAAAACCGTCCAGCTCGTTCAAATGCCCAAAGCCGAGGAATACCCGGCCGTGGCCTGCGCCTCCATTCTGGCGCGGGCCGCGTTTCTATACGCCTTGGATGACCTCTCCAAAGAAATCGGCTGGAAGCTGCACAAGGGGGCCGGAGAGCCGACCGACGCCATCGCCCGCGGGCTTTACAAAGAAAAGGGGGAGACCGGCTTGCGTTCCGTGGCCAAATGGCACTTCAAAAACACCCAAAAAATCGTCGGCCGGTTGCTTTAGCCGCCTCTCAAGGTATTAAGCCGTTTTAACTTAACGCGTTTCCAAAAAAAATCCAAAAATCTTCTTGACAAGCGCATCGGCAGCGCTTAACATTTAACCAAATGGTTAAGTATTCGTCGAATGCCCTGGACCAGACCTTCGGGGCGCTTTCCGACCCGACCCGCCGGGCCATCTTGAAAATGCTGGCGAGCGGCGAGCGCACGGTCACCGAACTGGCGGAGCCGTTTCGCATATCCCTGCCGGCCATTTCCAAGCATCTGCGGGTTTTGGAAAACGCCGGACTTTTGAGGCAGGAAAAGGAAGGCCGCATTCACCGCTGCCACATCATTGCCAAGCCGTTGAAGGACGCCTCCGAATGGATTGCCCATTACCGGGCGTTTTGGGAGCAAAGTTTCGACCGGCTGGACGAATATTTGTACGAACTGCAAAAGAAGGAGAAAAAGCGTGGCCGTAAAAAATAGCTCCGGCGTGCAAATCGGCGAGCAGGAGATCATCATCAGCCGGATGTTCAACGCTCCCCGCGCGCTGGTGTGGAAGGTCTGGACCGAGCGCCGGCATCTGGCCCGCTGGTGGGGGCCGAAGGGCTTCAGCACGCAGGTGCTCGAGATGGATTTGCGGGCAGGCGGCGTTCTGCATCTTCAGTTGCGCGGCCCGGACGGCGCCCTGTATCCGTGCAAGGGAACTTACAGCGAAATTTTGGAACCGGAGCGGATTGTTTACCGGGGCGCCGTTGAAAAAAACAGCCCCGGCTGCGGAGCGGGGCTGCCGCCGCAGGCCCTTGTCACCGTCCGCTTCGTCGAACAGGGCGCCAATCAGACGCTGCTCACCTTGCATACCCGTTTTGAGACGGCCGAGAATTGTCAGGCCGCCATCGAATCCGGCTTTGTCCCCGGTTGGCAGGACAGCTTTGATAATCTCGAGGAGCAGTTGGCGAACAGGTAGGAACACTTGAAAGGGAAAACAATGCGCAAATTAGCGGTATTCAATAACGTTAGCTTGGACGGGTACTTCACGGATCAAAACAACGATATGAGCTGGGCGCACCGGGATGACCCGGAGTTTAACACCTTCACGGCGGAAAACGCCAAGGGAGAGGGGGTGCTCGTATTTGGCCGGAAGACCTACGACCTTATGGCTGGCTTCTGGCCCACGCCGATTGCGGCGCAAATGATGCCGGAGGTGGCGGAAGGTATGAATCGAATGCCCAAAGTCGTTTTTTCCAGAACAATGGATAAAGCGGCATGGAAAAACACCACCTTGGTGAAAAGTGATCCGGCGGGAGCGGTTCGAAAAATGAAAAAAGAAGGCGGGCTGGACATGGTCATTTTGGGAAGCGGCAGCATCGTTGCGCAACTGGCCGGCGAGGGGTTAATTGATGAATACCAGTTCGTGGTAGTCCCCGTCATCCTGGGCGGCGGACGGACGATGTTCGAGGGTTTGAAAAAACGGTTGAACCTAAAGCTCGTCCGCTCGCACACCTTTCGCAACGGAAATGTCTTTTTGTGTTATGAACCGGTTGTATAAAAACTGTGCGCGGCTGCTTTTAGCTTAAAAAGAGCGCGCCCACTTAAAGAAAGGAGAGCAACCATGCGGTTTATGGTCATCGTCAAGGCCAACAAAGAGTCCGAGGCGGGTGTTCTGCCGGACGAGAAGCTTTTGACGGAGATGGGAAAGTACAACGAGGAACTGGTGAAGGCCGGCGTGATGCTGGCGGGGGAGGGGCTCCATCCGAGTTCCAAAGGGGTGCGCGTCCGCTTCAACGGGGACAAGCGGACCGTTATCAACGGCCCCTTCGCCGAAACAAGGGAGCTGGTCGCCGGTTTCTGGCTCTGGCAGGTGAAGTCGAAGGAGGAAGCAATCGAATGGCTCAAGCGTGCTCCTTTTCAAGAGGGGGAAGTCGAACTCCGCCAGGTCTTCGAAACCGAGGAGTTCGCCGCCAGCGACCCAACGGGCAAACTTCGGGAGCAGGAAGAACGGTTGCGCGCCCAGGTCGGGAAACGGAAGCGCTCTTGAAACCTTATGGTAAATGCGCCGACCGCGACTCCGCAAACTTTTGGGGATGTACTATCAACTAAGAAAGAGGGACATGAGAAAAATAATCGTTTTATCAATGATTACATTGGATGGAGTAATGCAGGCGCCCGGTGGGCCCGAGGAAGATACATCAGGCGGTTTCAAATATGGCGGTTGGACTGCACCCTATGGGGACAAAGCTTATGGCAAGGCCGTGCAAAAAGAGCTGAAACAACCGGCGGATTATCTTTTGGGCAGAAAAACGTTCGAGATTTGGGAGGGCTACTGGCCTCTCCATGCCGACTTTTGGCCGGGTATCAATGATGGCACAAAATACGTCCTGTCCAGGACCAGGAAAAAATCGGATTGGAAAAATTCCGTATTCATCAAAAGCGTGGCGGATATCAAAAAACTCAAGAAATCGGAAGGTTCCGACATTCAGGTTTGGGGCAGTAGTAAGCTCGTTCAGTTGCTATTGAAGCATGATCTGGTGGACGAACTCCGGCTCAAAATTCACCCCTTGACGCTTGGCAAAGGGAAAAAATTGTTTGACAATGGCGCGATTCCGGCCGCATTTACATTAACAGAGAGTTCTGTTACAACAACCGGAGTGATTCTGGCCAATTACAGGCGGGCTGGAAAAGTCAAAACCGGCACGGTTGGAGCTTAAGGAGAAATAAAATGAGAAAAGCAGTGTTTGGAATTAATATAACGCTCGACGGGGGATGCGATCATACCAACATGATTGCCGACGACGAATTGCACGAGTACTTCACCGGGCTCTTGCGAAACGCAGACATCGAGATTTTCGGACGCAACACGTATCATTTGATGTACCCGTACTGGCACGACGTTGCGATGAATCAATCGGAAACGAAAGCGACCAACGATTTTGCCCGCACGTTCGATGCAATACCCAAGATTGTCTTTTCAGCGACGTTGAAGAGCGTGGAGTGGAACAACACGACGCTTTTGCGCTCAAACCTTCAAGAAGAGGTCGTGAAATTGAAACAACAGCCCGGTAAAGGTATCTCAATAGGCAGTATCAGCATCGCTTCACAACTTACACGGCTTGGTCTTATTGACGAGTACCACTTTGTTGTTCATCCGATTATTGCACGAAAGGGACCTCGCTTGTTTGAACTGGACGGTATGAAAGATAATCTGCAACTGAAGCTTGTCGGCTCGAAAACGTTTCATTCCGGAGTTGTTGCACTTCATTACAAAAAACATGCACACCAAAAGAGCGTACAATGACCCCAAGCGGAGTGATTATTGCCAATTACGAGCGCGCCGGAAAAGTCAAAACCGGTACTCTTGGAGCTAAAGGCGGCCAACCGGTTAATAATTCCCAAGATAAAATGATTAGCAAGCTGGAAACGCTGTGAAGGAAGAAAGAGGAGTTGGTATTACCGCAGACCACACTATACCAAAAGCTGCGTCTCCCTCCATCTGGCGCGAATTGAAAAACGCCATACAGGGGACGGAAGCGGACTACACGAAAATCGGCATCGGCAAAGCCGTTTTTTTGCTTGCCGTCCCGATGATTCTGGAATTAATCATGGAATCCACTTTCGCGGTCGTAGACATCTATTTCGTCGGTCGCCTCGGCCCTTCCGCCGTGGCGACCGTCGGGCTGACGGAGACCTATCTTTTTCTGCTCTATTCCATCGGCATCGGGCTCTCCATGGCCGTCACGGCCATCGTGGCCCGGCGGATCGGGGAGAAAGAAAAGGATAAAGCCGCCATCGCCGCCGTTCAATCCATCCTCCTTGCCGTCTTGGTTTCGGTGCCGTTCGCCCTGATCGGCGTCTTCTTTGCCAAGGACTTGCTCGCCTTGATGGGGGCGGACGCCTGGACGCTCGAACACGGTTACCGCTACACCCAATGGATGCTGGGGGGAAATGCGGTGATTATGCTCCTGTTCGTCATCAACTCCATCTTCCGGGGGGCCGGCGATGCCGCCATCGCGATGCGCGTGCTCTGGCTGGCCAACGGGATAAACATTGTGCTCGACCCGGTTTTAATCTACGGGCTGGGGCCTTTTCCCGAGCTGGGAATCGAAGGGGCGGCCATCGCCACCAACATCGGCCGGGGGGTGGGTGTTCTTTTCCAGTTGTGGGTGCTTTTTCGCGGCGGCAAGCATATCCGCGTGCTTCGTTCCCATCTCGTCATGGACCGGCCGGTCGTCGCCAACATCCTGCGCACGTCCTTGGGCGGAGTCGGACAGATGATTGTCGGGATGACTTCCTGGATTTTCGTGATGCGCATTATTTCCGAGTTCGGCAGCCAGGCGGTCGCCGGCGCGACCATTGCCTTGCGCATCATGATGTTCACGCTGATGCCGGCCTGGGGGATGTCCAACGCCGTCGCCACCCTGGTGGGGCAGAACCTGGGCGCCCAAAAGCCCGACCGGGCGGAGCGCTCCGTCTGGGTGACCGGTTTCTGGAACATGCTTTTTTTGATCGGCGTGTCTGTTTTCTATTTCATTTACAGCGAGCGGCTGGTGGGCCTTTTCTCGGACGACGCGGAAGTGATCGCCATCGGCGGCAAGTGGCTCACCATCGTTTCCTATTCCTATTTCGTCTACGGCTGGTGGATGGTCGCCGTGCAGGCCTTCAACGGCGCGGGAGACACGGCCACCCCGACCAAAATCAATCTGGTCTTTTTCTGGCTTTTCCAGATTCCGCTTTCCTATCTTCTGGGAAAAACGCTCGGCGGGGGGCACACCGGCGTCTTCTGGGCGATTTTCATTTCGGAAACCTCCGTGGGGCTTTTCACCCTGTGGCTCTTCACGCGGGGACGCTGGAAAACCGTGCGGGTGTGAAGCGACTGATGAAACAAAAAACGATTGAAAGGAGACATGCATGCAAAAGATAACCCCGTTTTTGTGGTTCGACAGCCAGGCCGAAGAGGCGGCGAAGTTTTACACCTCGGTTTTTAAGAATTCAAAAATTACCAGCGTCACCCGTTATGATGAAGCAATGTCCAAGGCGGCCGGAAGACCGAAGGGCTCGGTCATGACCGTTGCCTTCCGGTTGGACGGGCAGCCGTTCGTGGCCCTAAACGGCGGGCCGGCGTTCAAATTCACGGAAGCCGTCTCGTTCGTCATAAACTGCGAAACACAGAAAGAGGTGGATTATTTTTGGGAAAAGCTGACTTCCGGCGGCGGGCAGGAAGTCGAATGCGGCTGGCTGAAGGACAAATACGGCCTCGCCTGGCAGGTGGTCCCCACCGTTATGTGGAAGATGCTGGGGGACAAGGACTCCAAGAAATCGGAACGGGCCAGGCAGGCGATGCTTCAGATGAAAAAACTCGACATCGCGGCGCTCAAGAAGGCGTACGCGGGAGGGTAATCGTATGATGCGGGGAAAATCGTTCAAAACCATCGATGAATATATCGCGGCCTTTCCAAGGGAGGTGCAGGGCATTTTGAAAACTGTGCGGCGGAAAATTGGGGAGTCGGCGCCTGCGGCGCAGGAGGCCATCAGCTACGGAATACCGACCTTCAAACTGAACGGCAATTTGGTGCATTTTGCCGCCTTCAAAAACCACATCGGGTTTTACCCGGCCCCCTCGGCTATTGTGGCTTTCAAAAAAGAGCTGTCGCGCTACAAAACATCCAAAGGGGCCATTCAGTTTCCGATTGATAAGCCGATGCCCCTGCCGCTGATTGGCCGGATGGTGAAATTTCGAGTGAAAGAAAATCTCGGTAAGGAGAAGTAGCCTATGCCATCCGTGCGAAGCTTGGAAATTCGTATATGACCGAGAACAAAAAGACAGTGGAACGGTACATGGAGGGCTTCCGCAAAAGCGACCATACGATGGTTCTCTCCTGTTTAACGGACGACGTGGTGTGGGAGATGCCCGGCTTTTTTCATCTGGTTGGGAAGGATGCGTTTGACAAGGAAATCGAAAACCCCGCTTTCACCGGCCGTCCGGAGATAACCGTCACGCGGATGACGGAGGAAAATGACATCGTGGTGGCGGAGGGCTCCGTGCGCGCGGCGCGCAGCTCCGGTGGCCTTTTGAACGCCGTCTTCTGCGACGTGTTCGTGATGCAGAGGGGCAAAATCAAGCAGTTGATTTCGTATTTGATGGAGGTCAAATGATGCGGACTGAATCCGCTCACCCTAAACAAAAAGGAGGTAACCGATGAACCAGGAACGTATCGTGCAGGCCGCATACTTTTTGCTTCGGGTTGTGGCCGGTTTGATGTTTTATCAGGCCGGCGCAATGAAACTTTTCGGCTGGTTTGGCGGAATGCCGGGCGGCGGTGTGGCCGTTTTTCCGTCCCAAATCTGGATTGGCGGCGTTTTGGAGGTCGTCGGAGGCGTTCTAATTATGCTGGGACTTTTTGTCCGCCCGGTCGCCTTCATCCTCTCCGGCGAGATGGCCGTGGCCTACTTTCAATTCCACCAGCCGGGCGGTTTTTGGCCGGTGCAGAATCAGGGGGTGCCCGCCGTCTTGTACTGCTTCATCTACCTCTATATGGCCGCCCGCGGCGGCGGCGACTGGAGCTTGGACGGCTTCATCAAGCGCAAACGGGGAGCCGCCCCAAGCGCCGCATAACAGGGAAGGAAATGCGCAAACTGATTCTGCAAATGATGGTTTCCTTGGACGGTTTTTTTGAAGGGCCAAACCGGGAGTTGGACTGGCACGTCTGGGACGAGGAGATGGAAAAAGAGGCCTGTGAAACGCTGGATTCCGTGGACGCCATCCTGTTGGGGCGCGTCGCTTACCAACTCTTCGCCGGTTACTGGCCAAAAGCCAAGGATTCCATTGCCCCCAAGCTGAACAAACTTCCCAAAATCGTCTTTTCAAAAAAGCTGGAAAGAGTGGAATGGAACAATTCAGGACTCTTTAAAGGAGATATTCGGGAAGAATTTTTGGAGGCCAAGGCCGAGCCCGGCAAGGACTTCATTCTGTACGGCGGCGGCGATATTGCCAGCACTTTTATGCGGCTCGGCTTGATTGACGAATACCGGCTCATCGTGAACCCGGTCGTTTTGGGGAACGGCCGGCCGCTCTTCAACGGCAACGCCCGGACGAATCTCAATCTTTTCAAAACTAAAAACTTCAAATGCGGCAACGTTATGCTTTACTATCACCCGAATAAAACAATCTAAAACAAGGAGGATTTTATGACCTACGTGGATGGATTCGTCCTGCCCGTTCCCAAAAAAAAGCTAACTCTCTACCGCAGGATTGCGCAAAAGGCGGGAAAGGTCTGGCGGGATCACGGCGCCCTGGATTACAAGGAATGCGCGGGGGATGATCTCAAAGTCAAAGGGTTGACCCCCTTCCCGCGTCTGGCCCGCTTGAAACCCGGAGAAACCGTCTTCTTTTCCTACATTGTGTACAAATCGAAAGCCCACCGCAACCAGGTGAACGCCAGGGTAATGAAGGACCCGCGCATGGACAAGATGATGGACCCGAAAAAGATGCCCTTCGACCTCAAGCGGATGGCTTACGGCGGATTCAAGGTCGTCGTCGATGTCAAAGGCGGAAAAAAATGAAGGAAACCGCCCCGCCCAAGGAGGAAACCACCCTCCGGCTTCGGCGGGTCTTCAAAGCCCCGCGCGAGAAGGTCTTTGCCGCCTGGACAAACCCGGAACAGATGAAAAAATGGGTGATTCCGGAACCGGGATTCGTCACGCCCGAAGTGGAAGTCGATTTGCGGGCGGGCGGGAAATACCGCATTCAAATGCTCTCGCCGAAAGGGAACTTCCACACCGCCGTCGGCGTCTATCGGGAAGTTTCCACACCGGAAAAGCTGGTATTCACCTGGTCCTGGCTGGAATATCCCATGCACGGCGAAACGCAGGTGACCATCGAGTTTTTCGACCGCGGCGAAAAGACCGAAATGCTCTTCACCCACGAACTCTTCCCGAACAAGGAGTCGCGCGACGACCATAACCGCGGCTGGAGCGGCGCCATCGGTCACCTCCAAACCTTTGTGGAAGGGAAAAGGGGTTGACGAACGGAAAGTTTTGCTGCTTTTTTCCGATAAGAAAAACGATTGCAAACCCAAGGGAGGTAG comes from Verrucomicrobiia bacterium and encodes:
- the rnhC gene encoding ribonuclease HIII yields the protein MTAGANPQLLDKARFGAIPVIGIDEAGKGDYFGPLVIAACFLSPATFAALSDLEIKESKKVSDGRAKSLAAEIKKHCPHSVVKINPAKYNELYEKFGNLNKLLAWGHSRALENVLAEIKEPVELVISDKFAGEWRLEKALLSAGKTVQLVQMPKAEEYPAVACASILARAAFLYALDDLSKEIGWKLHKGAGEPTDAIARGLYKEKGETGLRSVAKWHFKNTQKIVGRLL
- a CDS encoding metalloregulator ArsR/SmtB family transcription factor, which encodes MVKYSSNALDQTFGALSDPTRRAILKMLASGERTVTELAEPFRISLPAISKHLRVLENAGLLRQEKEGRIHRCHIIAKPLKDASEWIAHYRAFWEQSFDRLDEYLYELQKKEKKRGRKK
- a CDS encoding SRPBCC domain-containing protein; the protein is MAVKNSSGVQIGEQEIIISRMFNAPRALVWKVWTERRHLARWWGPKGFSTQVLEMDLRAGGVLHLQLRGPDGALYPCKGTYSEILEPERIVYRGAVEKNSPGCGAGLPPQALVTVRFVEQGANQTLLTLHTRFETAENCQAAIESGFVPGWQDSFDNLEEQLANR
- a CDS encoding dihydrofolate reductase family protein, whose translation is MRKLAVFNNVSLDGYFTDQNNDMSWAHRDDPEFNTFTAENAKGEGVLVFGRKTYDLMAGFWPTPIAAQMMPEVAEGMNRMPKVVFSRTMDKAAWKNTTLVKSDPAGAVRKMKKEGGLDMVILGSGSIVAQLAGEGLIDEYQFVVVPVILGGGRTMFEGLKKRLNLKLVRSHTFRNGNVFLCYEPVV
- a CDS encoding YciI family protein → MRFMVIVKANKESEAGVLPDEKLLTEMGKYNEELVKAGVMLAGEGLHPSSKGVRVRFNGDKRTVINGPFAETRELVAGFWLWQVKSKEEAIEWLKRAPFQEGEVELRQVFETEEFAASDPTGKLREQEERLRAQVGKRKRS
- a CDS encoding dihydrofolate reductase family protein; this encodes MRKIIVLSMITLDGVMQAPGGPEEDTSGGFKYGGWTAPYGDKAYGKAVQKELKQPADYLLGRKTFEIWEGYWPLHADFWPGINDGTKYVLSRTRKKSDWKNSVFIKSVADIKKLKKSEGSDIQVWGSSKLVQLLLKHDLVDELRLKIHPLTLGKGKKLFDNGAIPAAFTLTESSVTTTGVILANYRRAGKVKTGTVGA
- a CDS encoding dihydrofolate reductase family protein; amino-acid sequence: MRKAVFGINITLDGGCDHTNMIADDELHEYFTGLLRNADIEIFGRNTYHLMYPYWHDVAMNQSETKATNDFARTFDAIPKIVFSATLKSVEWNNTTLLRSNLQEEVVKLKQQPGKGISIGSISIASQLTRLGLIDEYHFVVHPIIARKGPRLFELDGMKDNLQLKLVGSKTFHSGVVALHYKKHAHQKSVQ
- a CDS encoding MATE family efflux transporter, encoding MTADHTIPKAASPSIWRELKNAIQGTEADYTKIGIGKAVFLLAVPMILELIMESTFAVVDIYFVGRLGPSAVATVGLTETYLFLLYSIGIGLSMAVTAIVARRIGEKEKDKAAIAAVQSILLAVLVSVPFALIGVFFAKDLLALMGADAWTLEHGYRYTQWMLGGNAVIMLLFVINSIFRGAGDAAIAMRVLWLANGINIVLDPVLIYGLGPFPELGIEGAAIATNIGRGVGVLFQLWVLFRGGKHIRVLRSHLVMDRPVVANILRTSLGGVGQMIVGMTSWIFVMRIISEFGSQAVAGATIALRIMMFTLMPAWGMSNAVATLVGQNLGAQKPDRAERSVWVTGFWNMLFLIGVSVFYFIYSERLVGLFSDDAEVIAIGGKWLTIVSYSYFVYGWWMVAVQAFNGAGDTATPTKINLVFFWLFQIPLSYLLGKTLGGGHTGVFWAIFISETSVGLFTLWLFTRGRWKTVRV
- a CDS encoding VOC family protein yields the protein MQKITPFLWFDSQAEEAAKFYTSVFKNSKITSVTRYDEAMSKAAGRPKGSVMTVAFRLDGQPFVALNGGPAFKFTEAVSFVINCETQKEVDYFWEKLTSGGGQEVECGWLKDKYGLAWQVVPTVMWKMLGDKDSKKSERARQAMLQMKKLDIAALKKAYAGG
- a CDS encoding DUF1801 domain-containing protein, translating into MRGKSFKTIDEYIAAFPREVQGILKTVRRKIGESAPAAQEAISYGIPTFKLNGNLVHFAAFKNHIGFYPAPSAIVAFKKELSRYKTSKGAIQFPIDKPMPLPLIGRMVKFRVKENLGKEK
- a CDS encoding nuclear transport factor 2 family protein gives rise to the protein MTENKKTVERYMEGFRKSDHTMVLSCLTDDVVWEMPGFFHLVGKDAFDKEIENPAFTGRPEITVTRMTEENDIVVAEGSVRAARSSGGLLNAVFCDVFVMQRGKIKQLISYLMEVK
- a CDS encoding DoxX family protein → MNQERIVQAAYFLLRVVAGLMFYQAGAMKLFGWFGGMPGGGVAVFPSQIWIGGVLEVVGGVLIMLGLFVRPVAFILSGEMAVAYFQFHQPGGFWPVQNQGVPAVLYCFIYLYMAARGGGDWSLDGFIKRKRGAAPSAA
- a CDS encoding dihydrofolate reductase family protein, which produces MRKLILQMMVSLDGFFEGPNRELDWHVWDEEMEKEACETLDSVDAILLGRVAYQLFAGYWPKAKDSIAPKLNKLPKIVFSKKLERVEWNNSGLFKGDIREEFLEAKAEPGKDFILYGGGDIASTFMRLGLIDEYRLIVNPVVLGNGRPLFNGNARTNLNLFKTKNFKCGNVMLYYHPNKTI
- a CDS encoding DUF1428 domain-containing protein, with translation MTYVDGFVLPVPKKKLTLYRRIAQKAGKVWRDHGALDYKECAGDDLKVKGLTPFPRLARLKPGETVFFSYIVYKSKAHRNQVNARVMKDPRMDKMMDPKKMPFDLKRMAYGGFKVVVDVKGGKK
- a CDS encoding SRPBCC domain-containing protein, giving the protein MKETAPPKEETTLRLRRVFKAPREKVFAAWTNPEQMKKWVIPEPGFVTPEVEVDLRAGGKYRIQMLSPKGNFHTAVGVYREVSTPEKLVFTWSWLEYPMHGETQVTIEFFDRGEKTEMLFTHELFPNKESRDDHNRGWSGAIGHLQTFVEGKRG